One segment of Paenibacillus rhizovicinus DNA contains the following:
- a CDS encoding ABC transporter permease, with protein MIIPSIVLIFIFSYIPMYGVLMAFQDYNMFEGFWASPWVGFKHFRMFVEAPEFWQIMRNTIMISLLKLFFGFPAPIVLALLLNEIRSMVFKRIVQTVSYLPHFLSWVIVAGFAMSMLSTDNGSINILLQQLHLIKEPINFLSMPEYFWTIIVTTGIWKDIGFATIVYLAAIAGVDPHLYESASIDGASRFRMMILITIPCIMPVVIIFLILAVGGILNAGFDDLLLLGSNPILRDVSDVIDTYVYRVGILSNRYSYATAAGLFKAVISVGLLVLANRIARRMGSSLW; from the coding sequence ATGATCATCCCTTCCATCGTGCTGATCTTTATTTTCAGCTACATTCCGATGTACGGCGTGCTGATGGCGTTTCAGGACTACAACATGTTCGAAGGCTTCTGGGCAAGCCCATGGGTGGGATTCAAGCATTTCCGGATGTTTGTCGAGGCGCCCGAGTTTTGGCAAATCATGCGCAATACCATCATGATCAGCCTGCTCAAGCTGTTCTTCGGATTTCCGGCACCGATCGTATTGGCGCTGCTGCTGAACGAAATCAGAAGCATGGTGTTTAAGCGAATCGTGCAAACCGTCAGCTATTTGCCGCATTTCCTATCGTGGGTGATCGTAGCCGGTTTTGCGATGTCCATGCTCTCCACCGATAACGGGAGCATCAACATTTTGCTGCAGCAGCTTCACTTGATCAAGGAGCCGATTAATTTCTTGTCCATGCCGGAATATTTCTGGACTATCATCGTAACGACGGGCATTTGGAAGGATATCGGCTTCGCGACGATCGTGTACCTCGCGGCCATCGCCGGCGTTGACCCGCACTTGTATGAATCGGCTTCGATCGACGGGGCGAGCCGCTTCCGGATGATGATTCTGATTACGATCCCGTGCATCATGCCGGTTGTCATTATCTTTCTGATCTTGGCGGTAGGCGGAATTTTGAATGCGGGCTTCGATGACCTGCTGCTGCTTGGGAGCAACCCGATTCTACGCGATGTCTCCGATGTCATCGACACGTATGTGTATCGCGTCGGTATCCTGAGCAACCGGTACTCGTATGCAACGGCTGCCGGACTATTCAAGGCAGTCATCAGCGTCGGGCTGCTCGTACTGGCCAACCGCATTGCCCGCCGCATGGGGTCGAGCTTGTGGTAA
- a CDS encoding carbohydrate ABC transporter permease produces MHLSSGDRVLQFCIYIVLVILAFVTLYPFWNSLIISLNSGTDTSLGGVTFWPRDFTMINYKIVFRDERLLHAFLVSVLRTVIGTFLAIFCTSIFAYAMSRRGVAGKKFYMIFCIITMYFSGGLIPFFLVCRALGMMDSFWVMIIPGLISVWNMIIFRTFFMELPEGLEESAKIDGANHFSIYFRIFLPLSGPVVATLSLFTAVGHWNDWFTATIFINNPDLIPIQTLLNQILNSNIVSEQLAQASGGNASALDALDRLKSVTTKSLSSATMMVATLPIILVYPFVQKYFVKGVLVGSLKG; encoded by the coding sequence ATGCATTTGAGCAGCGGAGACCGCGTCTTACAGTTCTGTATTTATATCGTTCTCGTCATTCTCGCCTTCGTGACGCTGTATCCGTTCTGGAACAGTCTGATCATCTCCCTTAATTCGGGGACGGATACGTCGCTTGGCGGCGTCACGTTCTGGCCCCGCGATTTTACGATGATCAACTACAAAATCGTGTTCAGGGATGAACGCCTGCTGCATGCCTTCCTCGTCTCGGTCCTGAGAACGGTCATCGGTACTTTTCTGGCTATCTTCTGCACCTCGATTTTCGCCTATGCGATGTCCCGCAGAGGCGTGGCCGGCAAGAAGTTTTACATGATCTTTTGCATCATCACGATGTATTTCAGCGGCGGATTAATCCCATTCTTCCTCGTTTGCCGCGCGCTCGGCATGATGGACTCCTTCTGGGTCATGATTATCCCCGGGTTGATCAGCGTATGGAACATGATTATCTTTCGGACCTTCTTCATGGAGCTGCCGGAAGGACTCGAAGAATCCGCCAAAATCGACGGCGCGAACCATTTCAGCATTTACTTCCGCATCTTTTTGCCGTTGTCCGGTCCTGTCGTAGCGACGCTCTCGTTGTTCACGGCAGTCGGCCATTGGAACGACTGGTTCACGGCGACGATCTTCATCAATAATCCGGATCTGATCCCGATTCAAACGCTGCTGAATCAGATTCTGAATTCCAATATCGTTTCGGAACAATTGGCGCAAGCTTCGGGAGGCAACGCCTCGGCGCTGGACGCATTGGACCGGTTGAAGTCGGTAACGACGAAATCGCTATCTTCGGCCACGATGATGGTGGCTACCCTGCCGATCATATTGGTTTACCCGTTCGTGCAGAAATATTTCGTCAAAGGCGTGCTCGTTGGCTCACTGAAGGGCTGA